A window of the candidate division KSB1 bacterium genome harbors these coding sequences:
- a CDS encoding glycosyl hydrolase family 28 protein — MRRSVLFILFALALTRPLTAKVIYHTFPRICPRSEQFNVRVEAKETSVYHTSAGNFVSFESDEPVSVQVLCSEPPQGVRILPLRLGIEPVIESSSIRFELPQGEKVLVEIDNMQQLFVYSNDIQPRPDPDTPGLRFYKSGQVYEVGKLKLEDNEQVYIEGGAVVRGTIRATSAKNITISGYGVVDGGYYSHYGEHSHFIRLQDCVNASVEDIIMIEPPGWMLVLYHSSDVSIDNIKQLGSGHGSDGIDIVASHKVRINNCMLRNGDDCIVVKSFTRDRYSVPILNTHSGVDDVLVTNCSVQSNGGGQAFEIGHELVDNPVTHIRYIDCDVLGVHGQGGVFGIHNCDGAMVSDVLYQDIRVDHYYNKLIDMRIVKSRWSRMPERGHVENVVMQDIHVTNTIYNPGYSISLIGGYDAEHKIKNVTIENFYINGEKIINADDLDLYIKQAEDVVIQ; from the coding sequence ATGAGGCGATCGGTATTATTCATTCTGTTTGCATTAGCACTCACCAGACCATTAACCGCCAAGGTTATTTATCACACATTTCCGCGCATCTGTCCGCGTTCAGAACAATTCAATGTGCGGGTCGAGGCGAAAGAGACCTCTGTCTATCACACCTCGGCGGGCAATTTTGTCTCGTTTGAGAGTGACGAACCGGTATCCGTGCAGGTGCTGTGTTCCGAACCGCCGCAGGGCGTCCGGATTTTGCCTCTGCGTCTGGGCATTGAACCGGTCATCGAATCAAGCAGCATCCGCTTTGAACTGCCGCAGGGCGAAAAGGTTTTAGTTGAAATTGATAATATGCAGCAGCTGTTCGTCTATTCCAATGATATTCAACCCCGGCCGGATCCGGATACACCGGGACTGCGGTTTTACAAAAGCGGACAGGTGTACGAGGTCGGAAAGCTAAAACTTGAGGACAATGAGCAGGTCTATATCGAGGGCGGCGCTGTGGTCCGGGGTACGATCCGGGCCACATCTGCGAAAAATATTACAATATCCGGTTACGGCGTTGTGGATGGCGGTTATTACAGTCATTATGGTGAACATTCGCATTTCATCCGGCTGCAGGACTGTGTCAATGCCAGTGTTGAGGACATTATCATGATCGAACCGCCGGGCTGGATGTTGGTCCTGTATCACAGTTCGGATGTGAGTATTGACAATATCAAACAGCTGGGCAGCGGACATGGATCGGACGGCATCGATATCGTCGCATCGCATAAAGTCCGGATCAACAACTGTATGCTGAGAAACGGCGACGACTGTATCGTGGTCAAATCGTTCACCCGCGACCGCTACAGTGTACCGATTCTGAATACCCACAGCGGTGTGGATGATGTTCTGGTTACGAATTGTTCGGTGCAGTCCAACGGCGGCGGACAGGCGTTTGAGATCGGGCACGAACTGGTGGATAATCCGGTTACCCATATCCGCTATATCGATTGCGATGTGCTGGGCGTACATGGACAGGGCGGGGTGTTCGGTATTCACAACTGCGATGGCGCGATGGTGTCTGATGTTTTGTATCAGGATATCCGCGTGGACCATTATTACAACAAACTCATTGACATGCGCATCGTCAAGAGCCGTTGGTCCCGGATGCCGGAACGCGGACATGTTGAAAATGTAGTGATGCAGGACATTCATGTAACCAATACGATCTATAATCCGGGTTACTCGATTTCGCTGATCGGCGGCTATGATGCGGAGCACAAAATCAAAAATGTGACCATTGAGAATTTTTATATAAACGGTGAAAAAATTATCAATGCGGATGACCTGGATCTATACATCAAGCAGGCGGAGGATGTGGTGATCCAGTAG
- a CDS encoding acetylxylan esterase: protein MVQHVKLICMILVLSAAAVPAGPNEVIRDEAKVPDYNLPDLLVLSSGDTVNRPELWFQKRRPEILNLFKTNVYGESPVLPDRVEFKVESVEQGLFGGIASRKQVTVYLLSNDKKLSVDLLMYIPEHVKGPVPAFLGLNFAGNQAVQHDPGIPLADCWVKNSATYQTENNRVTEGSRGVRSFRWPVEMIVARGYAVATVCYNDIVADDPELFAAAMDSFFPDYSGPDSPGAISIWAWGLRRILDYLELDPQIDPQRVAVIGHSRLGKTALWAGALDERFALVYSSCSGCGGAALSRRQFGETVKIINEKFPHWFCGRFKDYNDKVSDLPLDQHMLLSLIAPRPLVVASASKDLWADPRGEFLSAVHAGPVYRLLGEAGLQTETVPQPHQPVGSRIRYHIREGGHNITPLDWHFVLNFADECLK from the coding sequence ATGGTACAGCACGTCAAGTTGATATGCATGATTCTTGTTTTGTCGGCCGCTGCCGTTCCAGCCGGTCCCAATGAGGTAATCCGTGATGAAGCAAAAGTGCCGGATTACAACCTGCCGGATTTGCTGGTGCTGAGCAGCGGTGATACGGTGAATCGTCCCGAGCTGTGGTTTCAAAAACGGCGTCCGGAAATTTTAAATTTATTCAAGACAAATGTCTACGGGGAATCTCCGGTTTTGCCTGACCGTGTCGAATTCAAAGTCGAATCGGTTGAACAAGGGCTGTTCGGAGGCATTGCCAGCCGCAAGCAGGTGACCGTATATTTGCTGTCAAACGATAAAAAACTGAGCGTGGATCTGCTCATGTATATCCCTGAACATGTCAAGGGACCGGTTCCGGCATTTCTGGGACTCAATTTTGCCGGTAATCAGGCGGTACAGCACGACCCGGGTATACCGTTGGCGGATTGCTGGGTAAAAAACAGCGCCACTTATCAAACGGAGAACAATCGTGTCACCGAAGGCTCACGCGGGGTACGCAGTTTTCGCTGGCCGGTGGAAATGATCGTGGCGCGCGGCTATGCGGTGGCGACGGTCTGCTATAATGATATTGTAGCGGATGATCCGGAATTGTTTGCCGCGGCCATGGACTCGTTTTTTCCGGATTATTCGGGACCGGATTCACCGGGCGCGATTTCCATTTGGGCGTGGGGACTGCGGCGTATCCTGGATTATCTCGAACTTGATCCGCAGATTGATCCTCAGCGCGTGGCGGTCATCGGGCATTCGCGTCTGGGCAAGACCGCGTTGTGGGCCGGAGCCCTGGACGAGCGCTTTGCGCTGGTGTATTCCAGCTGTTCGGGCTGCGGCGGCGCGGCTTTGTCGCGTCGACAGTTCGGTGAAACGGTCAAAATCATCAATGAAAAGTTTCCGCACTGGTTCTGCGGCCGGTTTAAAGACTATAATGACAAGGTATCCGATCTGCCGCTGGATCAGCATATGCTGCTGTCATTGATCGCGCCGCGGCCGCTGGTGGTGGCCAGCGCCAGCAAAGACCTGTGGGCGGATCCGCGCGGTGAATTTCTGTCCGCTGTGCACGCGGGACCGGTCTATCGTCTGCTGGGCGAAGCAGGCCTTCAGACAGAGACGGTGCCGCAACCGCATCAGCCCGTCGGCAGTCGTATCAGATATCATATCCGCGAGGGCGGACATAACATCACGCCGCTGGACTGGCATTTTGTGCTGAATTTTGCGGACGAATGCTTGAAATAA
- a CDS encoding ATP-binding protein, with the protein MSGWEVGCYQVIPFSEMMRRSKARHKNKDENFSLFTDTVDQIKNNLKIILTFVKKTVNLTIMREELLKYRFLNQLLPDSNQRTIVLITGARQTGKTTIAREKYAEMPYYNLDAIEYREGLKTISTFAWGKDIGEAVFDEAQKEPSIFEKIKYCFDEKNINFSVLLGSSQILLIKKIRETLSGRINIYELWPLLLSELFWNKNSKTVTTPLIQELLETDSIDDHFDKIPSIIMGLEKERRIKIQNYYLNWGGMPALISLNANERIKWLKDYEYTYLERDLSDLARLDDLAPFRKFQKLSALRSGNLLNYSEIARDASLSVDSSRRYLEYLALSYQVILLQPYYENLTSSIIKTPKLYWSDIGILRQLSNHWSEYDGRIYETMVVGEIFKTIRTLGMNIECYFYRTRSGMELDLLIKNQHGFIGIEIKKRNKVYHSDITVMKKVASALGKRWLGGIVVYNGDQCKKICDPAIWSIPSYRLFI; encoded by the coding sequence TTGTCCGGGTGGGAGGTCGGATGCTACCAAGTCATTCCATTTTCTGAAATGATGCGCCGCAGCAAAGCCAGGCACAAGAACAAGGATGAAAATTTCTCTCTTTTCACGGATACTGTTGATCAAATAAAAAATAATTTAAAAATAATCTTGACTTTCGTAAAAAAAACTGTTAATTTAACGATTATGAGAGAAGAATTGCTGAAATATCGCTTTTTAAATCAGTTGTTACCTGATTCAAACCAAAGAACAATCGTTTTAATTACAGGTGCCAGACAAACCGGAAAAACAACTATAGCAAGGGAAAAATATGCTGAAATGCCCTATTATAATCTTGACGCTATTGAATATCGGGAGGGTTTAAAAACCATTTCAACATTCGCCTGGGGGAAAGATATTGGAGAAGCAGTTTTTGACGAAGCACAAAAAGAACCATCGATTTTTGAGAAAATAAAATATTGTTTTGATGAAAAAAATATAAATTTTTCTGTGCTATTAGGTTCCAGCCAAATTCTATTAATTAAAAAAATTAGAGAAACTCTTTCCGGCAGAATTAATATCTATGAGCTTTGGCCTTTATTATTGTCGGAATTATTTTGGAATAAAAACTCGAAAACTGTTACAACTCCACTCATTCAAGAACTATTGGAAACAGATTCTATAGACGATCACTTTGACAAAATTCCATCGATCATCATGGGATTGGAAAAAGAGAGAAGAATAAAAATACAGAATTATTATCTGAACTGGGGAGGAATGCCGGCACTGATCAGTTTAAATGCAAATGAAAGAATCAAATGGTTAAAGGATTACGAATATACTTATCTTGAGAGAGATCTTTCTGATTTAGCAAGATTAGATGACCTTGCTCCATTTAGAAAATTCCAAAAATTATCCGCATTAAGATCCGGAAATCTTTTAAATTATTCAGAAATCGCCAGAGATGCTTCTCTGAGTGTAGATTCATCAAGGCGATATCTTGAGTATTTAGCTTTGTCTTATCAGGTGATTCTTTTACAACCCTATTATGAGAATTTAACGAGTTCAATCATCAAGACCCCCAAACTTTATTGGTCAGATATAGGTATTTTACGTCAATTAAGTAATCATTGGAGCGAATATGATGGCAGGATTTATGAGACTATGGTTGTGGGTGAAATCTTCAAAACAATCCGAACATTAGGTATGAATATTGAATGTTATTTTTATCGAACCCGTTCTGGAATGGAATTGGATTTATTGATTAAAAATCAGCATGGTTTTATCGGGATTGAGATCAAAAAAAGAAATAAAGTATATCATTCCGATATTACTGTGATGAAAAAAGTTGCATCTGCATTGGGTAAAAGATGGTTGGGTGGCATAGTTGTTTATAACGGAGATCAATGTAAAAAAATCTGTGACCCGGCAATTTGGTCAATTCCCTCATACAGGCTCTTTATCTGA
- a CDS encoding nucleotidyl transferase AbiEii/AbiGii toxin family protein translates to MLKLEEIRTFYPENLHKFPGFMIREYLQYKILDFIYKSDFANSLSFMGGTCLRIIHGNHRFSEDLDFDNLGIKGEDFEKLTRHITTQLEREGYEVEIKTVMRGAWHCYIRFPRLLFDGGLSGYKNEKILIQLDTEPQDYVYSPKRIILNKFEVFSAVLCTPLSLLLAQKYLAILNRPRKKGRDFYDVLFLNSKNISPDYQYLKNKAEIEEPRMLKDALENVCKDLDMNLIAKDVEPFLFDPGDQDRILFFYEYLQSIFSE, encoded by the coding sequence ATGCTGAAACTTGAAGAAATCAGAACTTTTTATCCTGAAAATTTGCACAAGTTTCCCGGATTCATGATTAGGGAATATCTGCAGTATAAAATTCTTGATTTTATTTACAAGAGCGATTTTGCAAATTCCCTGTCATTTATGGGGGGAACATGTCTTCGGATTATACATGGGAATCACCGGTTCTCTGAAGACCTTGATTTTGATAATCTTGGAATCAAAGGTGAGGATTTTGAAAAGTTAACTCGACATATAACGACACAACTTGAACGTGAAGGATACGAGGTTGAAATAAAGACAGTCATGCGGGGTGCCTGGCATTGCTATATCCGGTTTCCGCGATTGCTATTTGACGGGGGATTATCCGGATACAAAAATGAAAAAATACTGATTCAATTGGACACAGAACCGCAAGATTATGTTTATTCACCAAAACGGATTATACTGAACAAATTTGAAGTGTTTAGCGCTGTTTTATGCACTCCATTATCATTATTACTGGCACAAAAGTATCTGGCCATTTTAAACCGGCCAAGAAAAAAAGGCAGGGACTTTTATGATGTTTTGTTTCTGAATAGTAAAAATATCTCACCGGATTATCAATATTTAAAAAATAAAGCGGAAATCGAGGAGCCCAGAATGCTCAAAGATGCACTTGAAAATGTATGTAAAGATTTAGATATGAATTTAATAGCCAAAGATGTTGAACCGTTTCTTTTTGATCCCGGGGACCAGGACAGGATCTTGTTTTTCTATGAATACCTCCAATCAATTTTTTCGGAATAA
- a CDS encoding sulfatase-like hydrolase/transferase, with protein sequence MNIPQTRRDFLKRAAALTGGIAAAGLLSSCAKPRKQPNILFIMSDDHAYQALSAYDTTLMKTPNIDRIADQGIKFTNACVTNSICAPSRAVILTGKHCHINGKVDNRFPFDDSQITFPQILHEQGYQTAMFGKLHFGNNPKGFDQFKILPGQGHYYNPDFITKHDGEIYLEGYTTDIITDMTLDWLENERAQNQPFLLMYLHKAPHREWLPAERHYKEFTKKTFKEPETLFDDYKGRGSAAKQAEMNILEHQNWAGDSKVYPEVMDELGIPETSDWDKHAFERTVGRMTEEQRADWDAVYKPVIEDFKKNYPNMSRKDLMRWRYQRYMQDYLACIAAVDEGVGRVLDYLEENGLADNTIVVYTSDQGFYLGEHGWFDKRFIYEESFKTPLLVKWPKVIKAGSVNTNMVQNLDFAQTFLDAAGLEAPSDMQGESLLPLFKGDVKNFRDAVYYHYYEYPAVHRVKRHYGIVTEDYKLAHFYYDIDEWELYDRVNDPHELNNVYDDPAYADVVQDLKQRLADLRVKYKDSEELDQKYIQRTLSEQ encoded by the coding sequence ATGAATATTCCCCAAACCCGAAGAGATTTTCTCAAACGCGCCGCAGCCCTTACCGGCGGCATTGCTGCAGCCGGTCTGCTGTCGTCCTGTGCAAAACCGCGCAAACAGCCGAATATCCTGTTCATCATGTCCGATGATCATGCCTATCAGGCACTCAGCGCCTATGACACGACCTTGATGAAAACCCCGAATATAGATCGTATTGCCGATCAGGGTATAAAATTCACCAATGCCTGCGTGACCAATTCCATTTGTGCGCCTTCGCGTGCTGTGATCCTGACCGGTAAACACTGCCACATCAACGGCAAAGTCGACAACCGCTTTCCGTTTGATGACAGTCAGATCACCTTTCCGCAGATCCTGCACGAACAGGGTTACCAGACCGCCATGTTCGGCAAACTGCATTTCGGCAACAATCCCAAAGGTTTTGACCAGTTTAAAATTTTGCCCGGACAGGGCCATTATTACAATCCGGATTTTATCACCAAACATGATGGAGAGATCTATCTCGAAGGCTATACCACCGATATCATCACCGATATGACTCTGGACTGGCTGGAAAACGAACGCGCGCAGAATCAGCCGTTCCTGCTCATGTATCTGCACAAGGCGCCGCACCGCGAATGGCTGCCCGCCGAACGCCATTACAAGGAATTTACAAAAAAGACATTCAAAGAACCGGAAACTCTTTTTGATGATTACAAGGGACGTGGTTCCGCCGCCAAACAGGCGGAAATGAATATTCTGGAACACCAGAACTGGGCTGGCGATTCCAAGGTTTATCCCGAGGTCATGGATGAACTGGGAATCCCCGAAACCTCGGACTGGGACAAACACGCGTTCGAACGCACAGTCGGACGCATGACAGAGGAACAGCGCGCCGACTGGGATGCGGTGTACAAACCGGTGATTGAGGATTTTAAAAAGAATTATCCGAATATGTCACGCAAAGACCTGATGCGCTGGCGCTATCAGCGTTATATGCAGGATTATCTGGCCTGTATCGCCGCAGTGGATGAGGGCGTCGGCAGAGTCCTGGATTATCTCGAAGAAAACGGCCTTGCCGATAACACCATTGTTGTGTATACCTCGGATCAGGGATTTTATCTGGGTGAACACGGCTGGTTTGACAAACGTTTTATCTATGAAGAATCTTTCAAGACGCCGCTGCTGGTGAAATGGCCGAAGGTCATCAAAGCCGGAAGCGTGAATACCAATATGGTGCAGAATCTGGATTTCGCCCAGACGTTTTTAGATGCCGCCGGCCTGGAAGCGCCGTCCGATATGCAGGGCGAGAGTTTGCTGCCGCTGTTCAAAGGCGATGTCAAGAATTTCAGGGATGCGGTGTATTATCATTATTACGAGTATCCGGCGGTGCATAGGGTCAAGCGTCATTATGGTATTGTGACCGAGGACTATAAACTGGCGCATTTCTATTATGATATTGACGAGTGGGAACTGTACGACCGTGTAAACGATCCGCATGAGCTCAACAATGTCTATGATGATCCGGCGTATGCTGATGTGGTCCAGGACTTGAAACAACGTCTGGCGGATTTGCGCGTGAAATACAAGGACAGCGAGGAACTGGATCAGAAATATATACAGAGAACATTATCTGAACAGTAA